A genomic segment from Neodiprion lecontei isolate iyNeoLeco1 chromosome 1, iyNeoLeco1.1, whole genome shotgun sequence encodes:
- the LOC107226957 gene encoding flavin-containing monooxygenase FMO GS-OX3 isoform X3: protein MPGSKTRVAIIGGGVSGLIVAKHLATNPETFDFTLFEQTDQVGGTWVYTDETDFDSRGLPVHSSMYKNLRTNVPKEIMQIPDFPFQDQDGPSFVHHSVVRNYLLSYTEHFNLFPHIRLNTVVKNVEPEGFPSGQTMWLVTSEDLETNVVTTRIFDAVILCNGHYTVGDVPHIPGIETFPGRSIHSHQYRKPETYANKKVCILGASWSGVDIACELSKYAEKIYLSHNLEDLKMKKLPENVQEVAGIDRIHGNTFVFKSGATAVVEEFVYCTGYQFTFPFLSKKVFISTKDNLVEPVYKYLVHTDVPNLFFMGLPGLAVPFPMFHIQAQYIVKVMDGRVKLPSSSEMREDFQREKRKLLQEGIPLRHIIKLKDRQWAYYDDIATIAGVPSFPPVIKEIMDHVTEMRNQDLITYKNYRYHVVDSENFTVDYCKPC from the exons ATGCCCGGAAGTAAAACGAGAGTCGCAATTATTGGCGGTGGTGTTTCTGGTCTTATCGTAGCTAAACATCTTGCCACGAATCCAGAAACTTTCGATTTCACTCTGTTTGAGCAAACCGACCAGGTTGGTGGAACATGGGTTTATACCGACGAGACGGATTTCGACTCTCGCGGACTTCCAGTTCACAGCAGCATGTACAAGAACCTCAG GACGAACGTGCCAAAAGAAATTATGCAAATTCCTGACTTTCCCTTCCAAGATCAAGATGGGCCGTCTTTCGTGCATCACAGCGTTGTTCGGAATTATCTATTGAGTTATACGGAGCACTTTAATCTCTTTCCTCATATAAGG TTAAATACGGtagtgaaaaatgttgagcCCGAAGGTTTTCCAAGCGGCCAAACAATGTGGCTAGTAACTTCCGAGGACTTGGAAACAAACGTTGTAACGACAAGGATCTTTGACGCTGTGATACTTTGCAACGGACATTATACTGTGGGAGACGTTCCTCACATTCCTGGAATTGAGACTTTCCCTGGAAGATCTATACACAGTCATCAGTACCGGAAGCCAGAGACGTACGCGAACAAGAAGGTCTGCATTCTGGGCGCCTCGTGGTCTGGCGTGGACATTGCTTGCGAGCTATCCAAGTACGCTGAAAAG ATCTACCTAAGTCACAATCTTGAAgatctgaaaatgaaaaaactgcCAGAAAACGTACAAGAAGTAGCAGGAATTGATAGAATCCATGGAAACACTTTCGTGTTCAAAAGTGGAGCTACTGCGGTCGTTGAAGAGTTCGTTTACTGTACAG GTTACCAGTTCACGTTTCCATTCCTATCTAAAAAAGTGTTTATCAGTACAAAGGACAACCTCGTGGAACCAGTTTACAAATATCTTGTGCACACAGACGTACCGAATCTTTTCTTCATGGGATTACCAGGACTCGCTGTCCCATTTCCAATGTTCCACATTCAGGCCCAGTATATCGTGAAGGTTATGGACGGTCGCGTTAAGCTGCCTTCCTCCTCAGAAATGCGCGAGGACTTTCAGAGGGAAAAGCGAAAGTTGTTACAGGAAGGGATTCCG CTGAGACACATAATTAAGCTGAAAGACAGACAGTGGGCTTACTATGATGACATCGCGACGATAGCCGGAGTGCCAAGTTTCCCACCggtaattaaagaaattatggATCATGTGACCGAGATGCGTAACCAGGACTTGATAACGTACAAAAATTATCGATACCATGTCGTTGACAGTGAGAATTTCACAGTCGATTATTGTAAGCCTTGTTAG
- the LOC107226957 gene encoding flavin-containing monooxygenase FMO GS-OX3 isoform X2, producing the protein MQTIYPSQFLPSRRDMPGSKTRVAIIGGGVSGLIVAKHLATNPETFDFTLFEQTDQVGGTWVYTDETDFDSRGLPVHSSMYKNLRTNVPKEIMQIPDFPFQDQDGPSFVHHSVVRNYLLSYTEHFNLFPHIRLNTVVKNVEPEGFPSGQTMWLVTSEDLETNVVTTRIFDAVILCNGHYTVGDVPHIPGIETFPGRSIHSHQYRKPETYANKKVCILGASWSGVDIACELSKYAEKIYLSHNLEDLKMKKLPENVQEVAGIDRIHGNTFVFKSGATAVVEEFVYCTGYQFTFPFLSKKVFISTKDNLVEPVYKYLVHTDVPNLFFMGLPGLAVPFPMFHIQAQYIVKVMDGRVKLPSSSEMREDFQREKRKLLQEGIPLRHIIKLKDRQWAYYDDIATIAGVPSFPPVIKEIMDHVTEMRNQDLITYKNYRYHVVDSENFTVDYCKPC; encoded by the exons caATATACCCGAGTCAGTTTCTACCAAGTCGGAGAGATATGCCCGGAAGTAAAACGAGAGTCGCAATTATTGGCGGTGGTGTTTCTGGTCTTATCGTAGCTAAACATCTTGCCACGAATCCAGAAACTTTCGATTTCACTCTGTTTGAGCAAACCGACCAGGTTGGTGGAACATGGGTTTATACCGACGAGACGGATTTCGACTCTCGCGGACTTCCAGTTCACAGCAGCATGTACAAGAACCTCAG GACGAACGTGCCAAAAGAAATTATGCAAATTCCTGACTTTCCCTTCCAAGATCAAGATGGGCCGTCTTTCGTGCATCACAGCGTTGTTCGGAATTATCTATTGAGTTATACGGAGCACTTTAATCTCTTTCCTCATATAAGG TTAAATACGGtagtgaaaaatgttgagcCCGAAGGTTTTCCAAGCGGCCAAACAATGTGGCTAGTAACTTCCGAGGACTTGGAAACAAACGTTGTAACGACAAGGATCTTTGACGCTGTGATACTTTGCAACGGACATTATACTGTGGGAGACGTTCCTCACATTCCTGGAATTGAGACTTTCCCTGGAAGATCTATACACAGTCATCAGTACCGGAAGCCAGAGACGTACGCGAACAAGAAGGTCTGCATTCTGGGCGCCTCGTGGTCTGGCGTGGACATTGCTTGCGAGCTATCCAAGTACGCTGAAAAG ATCTACCTAAGTCACAATCTTGAAgatctgaaaatgaaaaaactgcCAGAAAACGTACAAGAAGTAGCAGGAATTGATAGAATCCATGGAAACACTTTCGTGTTCAAAAGTGGAGCTACTGCGGTCGTTGAAGAGTTCGTTTACTGTACAG GTTACCAGTTCACGTTTCCATTCCTATCTAAAAAAGTGTTTATCAGTACAAAGGACAACCTCGTGGAACCAGTTTACAAATATCTTGTGCACACAGACGTACCGAATCTTTTCTTCATGGGATTACCAGGACTCGCTGTCCCATTTCCAATGTTCCACATTCAGGCCCAGTATATCGTGAAGGTTATGGACGGTCGCGTTAAGCTGCCTTCCTCCTCAGAAATGCGCGAGGACTTTCAGAGGGAAAAGCGAAAGTTGTTACAGGAAGGGATTCCG CTGAGACACATAATTAAGCTGAAAGACAGACAGTGGGCTTACTATGATGACATCGCGACGATAGCCGGAGTGCCAAGTTTCCCACCggtaattaaagaaattatggATCATGTGACCGAGATGCGTAACCAGGACTTGATAACGTACAAAAATTATCGATACCATGTCGTTGACAGTGAGAATTTCACAGTCGATTATTGTAAGCCTTGTTAG
- the LOC107226957 gene encoding flavin-containing monooxygenase FMO GS-OX3 isoform X1, with amino-acid sequence MGGALSAIYPSQFLPSRRDMPGSKTRVAIIGGGVSGLIVAKHLATNPETFDFTLFEQTDQVGGTWVYTDETDFDSRGLPVHSSMYKNLRTNVPKEIMQIPDFPFQDQDGPSFVHHSVVRNYLLSYTEHFNLFPHIRLNTVVKNVEPEGFPSGQTMWLVTSEDLETNVVTTRIFDAVILCNGHYTVGDVPHIPGIETFPGRSIHSHQYRKPETYANKKVCILGASWSGVDIACELSKYAEKIYLSHNLEDLKMKKLPENVQEVAGIDRIHGNTFVFKSGATAVVEEFVYCTGYQFTFPFLSKKVFISTKDNLVEPVYKYLVHTDVPNLFFMGLPGLAVPFPMFHIQAQYIVKVMDGRVKLPSSSEMREDFQREKRKLLQEGIPLRHIIKLKDRQWAYYDDIATIAGVPSFPPVIKEIMDHVTEMRNQDLITYKNYRYHVVDSENFTVDYCKPC; translated from the exons caATATACCCGAGTCAGTTTCTACCAAGTCGGAGAGATATGCCCGGAAGTAAAACGAGAGTCGCAATTATTGGCGGTGGTGTTTCTGGTCTTATCGTAGCTAAACATCTTGCCACGAATCCAGAAACTTTCGATTTCACTCTGTTTGAGCAAACCGACCAGGTTGGTGGAACATGGGTTTATACCGACGAGACGGATTTCGACTCTCGCGGACTTCCAGTTCACAGCAGCATGTACAAGAACCTCAG GACGAACGTGCCAAAAGAAATTATGCAAATTCCTGACTTTCCCTTCCAAGATCAAGATGGGCCGTCTTTCGTGCATCACAGCGTTGTTCGGAATTATCTATTGAGTTATACGGAGCACTTTAATCTCTTTCCTCATATAAGG TTAAATACGGtagtgaaaaatgttgagcCCGAAGGTTTTCCAAGCGGCCAAACAATGTGGCTAGTAACTTCCGAGGACTTGGAAACAAACGTTGTAACGACAAGGATCTTTGACGCTGTGATACTTTGCAACGGACATTATACTGTGGGAGACGTTCCTCACATTCCTGGAATTGAGACTTTCCCTGGAAGATCTATACACAGTCATCAGTACCGGAAGCCAGAGACGTACGCGAACAAGAAGGTCTGCATTCTGGGCGCCTCGTGGTCTGGCGTGGACATTGCTTGCGAGCTATCCAAGTACGCTGAAAAG ATCTACCTAAGTCACAATCTTGAAgatctgaaaatgaaaaaactgcCAGAAAACGTACAAGAAGTAGCAGGAATTGATAGAATCCATGGAAACACTTTCGTGTTCAAAAGTGGAGCTACTGCGGTCGTTGAAGAGTTCGTTTACTGTACAG GTTACCAGTTCACGTTTCCATTCCTATCTAAAAAAGTGTTTATCAGTACAAAGGACAACCTCGTGGAACCAGTTTACAAATATCTTGTGCACACAGACGTACCGAATCTTTTCTTCATGGGATTACCAGGACTCGCTGTCCCATTTCCAATGTTCCACATTCAGGCCCAGTATATCGTGAAGGTTATGGACGGTCGCGTTAAGCTGCCTTCCTCCTCAGAAATGCGCGAGGACTTTCAGAGGGAAAAGCGAAAGTTGTTACAGGAAGGGATTCCG CTGAGACACATAATTAAGCTGAAAGACAGACAGTGGGCTTACTATGATGACATCGCGACGATAGCCGGAGTGCCAAGTTTCCCACCggtaattaaagaaattatggATCATGTGACCGAGATGCGTAACCAGGACTTGATAACGTACAAAAATTATCGATACCATGTCGTTGACAGTGAGAATTTCACAGTCGATTATTGTAAGCCTTGTTAG
- the LOC107226957 gene encoding flavin-containing monooxygenase FMO GS-OX3 isoform X4 gives MGLYRRDGFRLSRTSSSQQHVQEPQVRQKTNVPKEIMQIPDFPFQDQDGPSFVHHSVVRNYLLSYTEHFNLFPHIRLNTVVKNVEPEGFPSGQTMWLVTSEDLETNVVTTRIFDAVILCNGHYTVGDVPHIPGIETFPGRSIHSHQYRKPETYANKKVCILGASWSGVDIACELSKYAEKIYLSHNLEDLKMKKLPENVQEVAGIDRIHGNTFVFKSGATAVVEEFVYCTGYQFTFPFLSKKVFISTKDNLVEPVYKYLVHTDVPNLFFMGLPGLAVPFPMFHIQAQYIVKVMDGRVKLPSSSEMREDFQREKRKLLQEGIPLRHIIKLKDRQWAYYDDIATIAGVPSFPPVIKEIMDHVTEMRNQDLITYKNYRYHVVDSENFTVDYCKPC, from the exons ATGGGTTTATACCGACGAGACGGATTTCGACTCTCGCGGACTTCCAGTTCACAGCAGCATGTACAAGAACCTCAGGTGAGacaaaa GACGAACGTGCCAAAAGAAATTATGCAAATTCCTGACTTTCCCTTCCAAGATCAAGATGGGCCGTCTTTCGTGCATCACAGCGTTGTTCGGAATTATCTATTGAGTTATACGGAGCACTTTAATCTCTTTCCTCATATAAGG TTAAATACGGtagtgaaaaatgttgagcCCGAAGGTTTTCCAAGCGGCCAAACAATGTGGCTAGTAACTTCCGAGGACTTGGAAACAAACGTTGTAACGACAAGGATCTTTGACGCTGTGATACTTTGCAACGGACATTATACTGTGGGAGACGTTCCTCACATTCCTGGAATTGAGACTTTCCCTGGAAGATCTATACACAGTCATCAGTACCGGAAGCCAGAGACGTACGCGAACAAGAAGGTCTGCATTCTGGGCGCCTCGTGGTCTGGCGTGGACATTGCTTGCGAGCTATCCAAGTACGCTGAAAAG ATCTACCTAAGTCACAATCTTGAAgatctgaaaatgaaaaaactgcCAGAAAACGTACAAGAAGTAGCAGGAATTGATAGAATCCATGGAAACACTTTCGTGTTCAAAAGTGGAGCTACTGCGGTCGTTGAAGAGTTCGTTTACTGTACAG GTTACCAGTTCACGTTTCCATTCCTATCTAAAAAAGTGTTTATCAGTACAAAGGACAACCTCGTGGAACCAGTTTACAAATATCTTGTGCACACAGACGTACCGAATCTTTTCTTCATGGGATTACCAGGACTCGCTGTCCCATTTCCAATGTTCCACATTCAGGCCCAGTATATCGTGAAGGTTATGGACGGTCGCGTTAAGCTGCCTTCCTCCTCAGAAATGCGCGAGGACTTTCAGAGGGAAAAGCGAAAGTTGTTACAGGAAGGGATTCCG CTGAGACACATAATTAAGCTGAAAGACAGACAGTGGGCTTACTATGATGACATCGCGACGATAGCCGGAGTGCCAAGTTTCCCACCggtaattaaagaaattatggATCATGTGACCGAGATGCGTAACCAGGACTTGATAACGTACAAAAATTATCGATACCATGTCGTTGACAGTGAGAATTTCACAGTCGATTATTGTAAGCCTTGTTAG